The proteins below are encoded in one region of Methanofollis aquaemaris:
- a CDS encoding phosphate ABC transporter substrate-binding protein encodes MNARNTTILAGFVLALLVAAALFTGCMGNGDKPAQPPETRESISVAGSTTVLPIAQLTADLFMDTNPKTEIQVSGGGSSVGIQAVGGGTADIGMASRDLKDPEKTKFPDLVSHVVARDGIALIVHPSNTVGPLTIAEVKAIYKGETVNWNKVGGPDETIVVVGRDSASGTREFFHDAVMEKEDFVATQLEKNSNGAVQQTVAQTPGAIGYVGLGYLDRSVKTVPIEVNGTPVEPSVATVTGGEYPIARSLNMFTDGEPTGVAQEYLEFILSPDGQRIVEEEGFVPVQ; translated from the coding sequence ATGAATGCCAGGAATACCACCATCCTTGCCGGGTTTGTCCTCGCACTCCTCGTTGCCGCCGCACTCTTCACCGGGTGCATGGGCAACGGCGACAAACCCGCACAACCGCCTGAGACGCGGGAGAGCATCTCGGTCGCCGGTTCAACCACCGTCCTCCCGATCGCCCAGTTGACCGCCGACCTTTTCATGGACACCAATCCCAAGACTGAGATCCAGGTGAGCGGCGGCGGGTCCAGCGTCGGGATCCAGGCCGTCGGCGGGGGCACCGCCGACATCGGCATGGCCTCCCGCGACCTGAAAGACCCGGAGAAGACGAAGTTCCCCGACCTCGTCTCGCATGTCGTCGCCCGCGACGGGATCGCCCTCATCGTCCACCCCTCCAACACCGTGGGACCGCTCACCATCGCAGAGGTGAAGGCGATCTATAAAGGCGAGACCGTCAACTGGAACAAGGTCGGCGGGCCCGACGAGACGATCGTCGTCGTCGGCAGAGACAGCGCCTCGGGCACCCGCGAGTTCTTCCACGACGCCGTGATGGAGAAGGAAGACTTCGTCGCCACCCAGCTCGAGAAGAACTCGAACGGTGCGGTCCAGCAGACCGTCGCCCAGACGCCGGGCGCCATCGGATACGTGGGCCTCGGCTACCTCGACCGTTCGGTGAAGACCGTGCCGATCGAAGTGAACGGCACCCCGGTCGAACCGAGCGTCGCCACCGTCACCGGCGGCGAGTACCCGATCGCCCGCTCGCTCAACATGTTCACCGACGGCGAACCGACCGGCGTGGCACAGGAATACCTCGAATTCATCCTCAGCCCGGATGGCCAGAGGATCGTGGAAGAAGAGGGTTTCGTCCCGGTGCAGTAA